A genomic segment from Anabas testudineus chromosome 6, fAnaTes1.2, whole genome shotgun sequence encodes:
- the LOC113165924 gene encoding cadherin-related family member 5 isoform X2 has protein sequence MALPDLKWSLCHASAVVCSLLVLVCQYTATGMSGWAGCLDGQDIFATIRENSLTGKVIAELTDTTMEGVYWSLSGRDADWFFLDDRNIRLNTSADKVLDREAQGPVLIAELSCYEEDTFQSMYRVVVEVLDENDNSPAFAEDTVQSLIISELTPVNTVVFTVRATDADNDKIIYSIDQTSPDAEYFRFDLPSSGEVILSKSLDYETKTQLTITIHASEMNTVERFNTSTNITITVQDGDDQYPQFMPCTLLYQDETSHICTSPVYTVNVTEGEEDITLDFSPGPIRAVDGDSGLSSPLSYAIISGDKNGRFLMDRKTGEVKLTQGVRDRLTTPALHLQVMAYQDDDPRKYSITKVLVRVLAVNQFYPEFDRAEYHGFVTAGKSSASLVNTYGSKALMLHVQDQDFNNSFNPMIYFTFSPTSNHTDIYQVTREGFLITRTSQLKPRQKHVLEVMATDQESGDATYATVVVEVLTEGQPIPHSPLGDDRLTGCTMGKALFLSMVLMTVLGCILYVGMWLKKKQKVKRGPLERGCVAQGKHPNVSLRWFQLVSHRSAMSHMEEAPYSKEEYRAYNPSFSFPDKPDVYTLQDLPSCRDPVPSRTTAACDTSFPPTESPQRPVFFNNNVFTPTKSSSSSPTFNTPAADGSPAHTAQESAPPQENLNSVTSPHDTVLDPTETPHDTSSSPVTRDATNTPTSTCPDSETAQTTTNDDPAVTSPSSQSSIPCSHTRIASAEIDKPFRKPRVKTPPYSPLLSTSLSKPTSTPPPTPEHAPLKAKLVHIDTSPLDTPPVTPERTSTALSTETDQPSTSLDQIDHSEQPGADASSSSQDRRASTNSGTTKDGCRVGDGDDDGFLGDEDADKNSEGT, from the exons ATGGCCCTCCCTGACCTGAAATGGAGTTTGTGTCATGCCAGTGCTGTGGTCTGCTCACTGCTGGTCCTCGTATGTCAGTACACAGCCACAG GAATGTCAGGGTGGGCTGGATGTTTGGATGGCCAGGATATATTTGCAACAATCAGAGAAAACAGCCTTACAGGAAAAGTGATTGCTGAGCTGACTGACACTACAATGGAAGGAGTTTATTGGAGCCTGAGTGGAAGGGATGCTGACTGGTTCTTCTTGGATGATAGAAACATCCGGCTGAACACATCAGCTGACAAGGTCCTCGACCGAGAG GCTCAGGGTCCTGTCCTAATAGCTGAGTTGTCATGTTATGAAGAAGACACATTTCAG AGTATGTACAGGGTTGTGGTGGAGGTTCTTGACGAGAATGATAATTCACCAGCATTTGCAGAAGACACTGTTCAGTCTCTTATCATCAGTGAG ctgaCTCCAGTAAATACTGTGGTCTTTACCGTCCGTGCCACAGACGCAGATAATGACAAGATCATTTACTCCATTGACCAGACATCA CCTGATGCAGAGTATTTCAGGTTTGATCTCCCCAGCAGTGGAGAAGTGATTTTATCCAAGTCTCTAGACTATGAGACCAAAACCCAGCTCACTATCACCATTCACGCCTCG GAAATGAACACTGTCGAGCGCTTCAACACCAGCACCAACATCACCATTACAGTCCAGGATGGAGATGACCAGTACCCACAGTTTATGCCCTGCACTCTGCTTTACCAGGATGAGACCAGTCACATCTGCACCAGCCCAGTGTATACTGTCAATGTCACAGAGGGGGAAGAG GACATTACGTTGGACTTCTCTCCCGGTCCCATTCGTGCAGTGGACGGAGACAGTGGTCTCAGCTCTCCACTCAGTTACGCCATTATTTCAG GAGACAAAAATGGCCGTTTTCTGATGGACAGAAAAACAGGGGAAGTGAAACTGACTCAGGGTGTGAGAGACAGACTCACAACTCCAGCACTGCATCTTCAAGTCATG GCATATCAGGATGACGACCCCAGGAAGTACTCTATTACTAAAGTATTGGTCCGAGTTCTGGCAGTGAACCAGTTTTACCCGGAGTTTGACAGGGCTGAATATCACGGTTTTGTGACTGCAGGGAAAAGCTCTGCCTCTCTGGTCAACACCTACGGCAGCAAAGCACTGATGTTACACGTACAAGACCAGGACTTTAACAAT agTTTCAATCCCATGATCTACTTCACCTTCAGTCCTACATCCAATCACACAGACATCTACCAAGTCACACGTGAGGGGTTTCTGATCACTAGGACCAGTCAACTCAAACCAAGACAGAAACACGTTCTAGAG GTAATGGCTACAGACCAAGAGTCAGGTGACGCCACCTATGCTACTGTAGTGGTCGAGGTGTTAACTGAAGGACAACCAA TTCCTCACAGTCCACTGGGAGATGACCGTCTGACAGGCTGTACTATGGGAAAAGCGTTGTTTCTGAGCATGGTGTTGATGACTGTACTCGGATGTATCTTGTATGTAGGGATGTggctgaagaaaaaacaaaaggtaaagAGGGGTCCACTGGAGAGAGGCTGTGTGGCCCAGGGCAAACACCCCAATGTG AGTTTACGGTGGTTCCAACTG GTTAGTCACCGTAGTGCCATGTCACACATGGAGGAGGCACCCTACAGCAAAGAAGAATACAGAGCCTACAATCCTTCTTTCAGCTTCCCAGATAAACCTGATGTGTACACCCTCCAAGACCTCCCATCCTGCAGAGACCCGGTTCCATCCAGAACGACTGCTGCATGCGACACCAGCTTCCCCCCCACTGAAAGCCCACAGAGACCTGTGTTCTTCAATAATAACGTTTTTACGCCAACCAAAAGCTCCTCTAGTTCGCCCACTTTCAACACGCCCGCTGCAGATGGGAGCCCTGCGCACACTGCTCAAGAGTCTGCTCCACCTCAAGAAAACCTCAACTCAGTGACCTCTCCACATGATACGGTGCTGGACCCTACGGAGACACCGCATGACACCAGTTCAAGCCCTGTAACTCGCGATGCCACTAACACTCCAACTTCTACCTGTCCCGATTCAGAAACTGCACAGACAACCACCAACGACGACCCAGCTGTCACCAGCCCTTCCTCTCAGTCCAGTATTCCATGCAGTCATACGCGAATCGCTTCAGCAGAAATAGACAAGCCCTTTCGCAAACCCCGTGTGAAGACACCCCCATATTCACCTTTGCTTTCCACATCCCTCTCCAAGCCAACGAGCACACCTCCACCTACCCCAGAGCATGCACCTTTAAAAGCCAAACTAGTACATATAGATACATCTCCTCTTGATACACCACCAGTAACACCAGAGCGAACATCTACGGCTCTAAGCACAGAGACAGACCAACCTTCCACATCACTGGATCAAATAGACCACTCAGAACAACCAGGTGCTGATGCCAGTAGCTCATCCCAGGACAGAAGGGCTTCAACAAACTCAGGAACCACCAAGGATGGCTGCAGGGTGGGGGATGGGGATGATGATGGTTTTCTGGGAGATGAAGATGCAGACAAGAACAGTGAGG GCACTTAA
- the LOC113165924 gene encoding cadherin-related family member 5 isoform X1, whose protein sequence is MALPDLKWSLCHASAVVCSLLVLVCQYTATGMSGWAGCLDGQDIFATIRENSLTGKVIAELTDTTMEGVYWSLSGRDADWFFLDDRNIRLNTSADKVLDREAQGPVLIAELSCYEEDTFQSMYRVVVEVLDENDNSPAFAEDTVQSLIISELTPVNTVVFTVRATDADNDKIIYSIDQTSPDAEYFRFDLPSSGEVILSKSLDYETKTQLTITIHASEMNTVERFNTSTNITITVQDGDDQYPQFMPCTLLYQDETSHICTSPVYTVNVTEGEEDITLDFSPGPIRAVDGDSGLSSPLSYAIISGDKNGRFLMDRKTGEVKLTQGVRDRLTTPALHLQVMAYQDDDPRKYSITKVLVRVLAVNQFYPEFDRAEYHGFVTAGKSSASLVNTYGSKALMLHVQDQDFNNSFNPMIYFTFSPTSNHTDIYQVTREGFLITRTSQLKPRQKHVLEVMATDQESGDATYATVVVEVLTEGQPIPHSPLGDDRLTGCTMGKALFLSMVLMTVLGCILYVGMWLKKKQKVKRGPLERGCVAQGKHPNVSLRWFQLVSHRSAMSHMEEAPYSKEEYRAYNPSFSFPDKPDVYTLQDLPSCRDPVPSRTTAACDTSFPPTESPQRPVFFNNNVFTPTKSSSSSPTFNTPAADGSPAHTAQESAPPQENLNSVTSPHDTVLDPTETPHDTSSSPVTRDATNTPTSTCPDSETAQTTTNDDPAVTSPSSQSSIPCSHTRIASAEIDKPFRKPRVKTPPYSPLLSTSLSKPTSTPPPTPEHAPLKAKLVHIDTSPLDTPPVTPERTSTALSTETDQPSTSLDQIDHSEQPGADASSSSQDRRASTNSGTTKDGCRVGDGDDDGFLGDEDADKNSEGEDELESDEEELLRVIARCNPIFITFTK, encoded by the exons ATGGCCCTCCCTGACCTGAAATGGAGTTTGTGTCATGCCAGTGCTGTGGTCTGCTCACTGCTGGTCCTCGTATGTCAGTACACAGCCACAG GAATGTCAGGGTGGGCTGGATGTTTGGATGGCCAGGATATATTTGCAACAATCAGAGAAAACAGCCTTACAGGAAAAGTGATTGCTGAGCTGACTGACACTACAATGGAAGGAGTTTATTGGAGCCTGAGTGGAAGGGATGCTGACTGGTTCTTCTTGGATGATAGAAACATCCGGCTGAACACATCAGCTGACAAGGTCCTCGACCGAGAG GCTCAGGGTCCTGTCCTAATAGCTGAGTTGTCATGTTATGAAGAAGACACATTTCAG AGTATGTACAGGGTTGTGGTGGAGGTTCTTGACGAGAATGATAATTCACCAGCATTTGCAGAAGACACTGTTCAGTCTCTTATCATCAGTGAG ctgaCTCCAGTAAATACTGTGGTCTTTACCGTCCGTGCCACAGACGCAGATAATGACAAGATCATTTACTCCATTGACCAGACATCA CCTGATGCAGAGTATTTCAGGTTTGATCTCCCCAGCAGTGGAGAAGTGATTTTATCCAAGTCTCTAGACTATGAGACCAAAACCCAGCTCACTATCACCATTCACGCCTCG GAAATGAACACTGTCGAGCGCTTCAACACCAGCACCAACATCACCATTACAGTCCAGGATGGAGATGACCAGTACCCACAGTTTATGCCCTGCACTCTGCTTTACCAGGATGAGACCAGTCACATCTGCACCAGCCCAGTGTATACTGTCAATGTCACAGAGGGGGAAGAG GACATTACGTTGGACTTCTCTCCCGGTCCCATTCGTGCAGTGGACGGAGACAGTGGTCTCAGCTCTCCACTCAGTTACGCCATTATTTCAG GAGACAAAAATGGCCGTTTTCTGATGGACAGAAAAACAGGGGAAGTGAAACTGACTCAGGGTGTGAGAGACAGACTCACAACTCCAGCACTGCATCTTCAAGTCATG GCATATCAGGATGACGACCCCAGGAAGTACTCTATTACTAAAGTATTGGTCCGAGTTCTGGCAGTGAACCAGTTTTACCCGGAGTTTGACAGGGCTGAATATCACGGTTTTGTGACTGCAGGGAAAAGCTCTGCCTCTCTGGTCAACACCTACGGCAGCAAAGCACTGATGTTACACGTACAAGACCAGGACTTTAACAAT agTTTCAATCCCATGATCTACTTCACCTTCAGTCCTACATCCAATCACACAGACATCTACCAAGTCACACGTGAGGGGTTTCTGATCACTAGGACCAGTCAACTCAAACCAAGACAGAAACACGTTCTAGAG GTAATGGCTACAGACCAAGAGTCAGGTGACGCCACCTATGCTACTGTAGTGGTCGAGGTGTTAACTGAAGGACAACCAA TTCCTCACAGTCCACTGGGAGATGACCGTCTGACAGGCTGTACTATGGGAAAAGCGTTGTTTCTGAGCATGGTGTTGATGACTGTACTCGGATGTATCTTGTATGTAGGGATGTggctgaagaaaaaacaaaaggtaaagAGGGGTCCACTGGAGAGAGGCTGTGTGGCCCAGGGCAAACACCCCAATGTG AGTTTACGGTGGTTCCAACTG GTTAGTCACCGTAGTGCCATGTCACACATGGAGGAGGCACCCTACAGCAAAGAAGAATACAGAGCCTACAATCCTTCTTTCAGCTTCCCAGATAAACCTGATGTGTACACCCTCCAAGACCTCCCATCCTGCAGAGACCCGGTTCCATCCAGAACGACTGCTGCATGCGACACCAGCTTCCCCCCCACTGAAAGCCCACAGAGACCTGTGTTCTTCAATAATAACGTTTTTACGCCAACCAAAAGCTCCTCTAGTTCGCCCACTTTCAACACGCCCGCTGCAGATGGGAGCCCTGCGCACACTGCTCAAGAGTCTGCTCCACCTCAAGAAAACCTCAACTCAGTGACCTCTCCACATGATACGGTGCTGGACCCTACGGAGACACCGCATGACACCAGTTCAAGCCCTGTAACTCGCGATGCCACTAACACTCCAACTTCTACCTGTCCCGATTCAGAAACTGCACAGACAACCACCAACGACGACCCAGCTGTCACCAGCCCTTCCTCTCAGTCCAGTATTCCATGCAGTCATACGCGAATCGCTTCAGCAGAAATAGACAAGCCCTTTCGCAAACCCCGTGTGAAGACACCCCCATATTCACCTTTGCTTTCCACATCCCTCTCCAAGCCAACGAGCACACCTCCACCTACCCCAGAGCATGCACCTTTAAAAGCCAAACTAGTACATATAGATACATCTCCTCTTGATACACCACCAGTAACACCAGAGCGAACATCTACGGCTCTAAGCACAGAGACAGACCAACCTTCCACATCACTGGATCAAATAGACCACTCAGAACAACCAGGTGCTGATGCCAGTAGCTCATCCCAGGACAGAAGGGCTTCAACAAACTCAGGAACCACCAAGGATGGCTGCAGGGTGGGGGATGGGGATGATGATGGTTTTCTGGGAGATGAAGATGCAGACAAGAACAGTGAGGGTGAGGATGAGTTAGAGTCAGACGAAGAAGAGCTGCTCCGTGTGATTGCTCGTTGTAATCCcatttttatcacatttacTAAATGA